In Nakamurella flava, a single genomic region encodes these proteins:
- a CDS encoding TIGR04338 family metallohydrolase yields MTRPGRSSASGPPRPVRVRDGQRSRVYEAEHLVQRIFDRAVDHPVVQVAGSTVVLPPERHFGDLDGVQRYVDAVLRQAWVRARWSRAAVPVSVRSRAGTDGAHYERAGAVIAVPVHRPGRWALRELVVLHELAHHLAPDDPEAGHGPAFTHRFVELVDGTVGPEAALLLRVTYADVGVRVG; encoded by the coding sequence ATGACCAGACCCGGCCGGTCCTCCGCGAGTGGGCCACCCCGCCCTGTCCGCGTCCGGGACGGTCAACGGTCCCGGGTCTACGAGGCCGAACATCTGGTGCAGCGGATCTTCGACCGTGCTGTCGACCACCCGGTGGTTCAGGTGGCCGGGTCGACGGTGGTGCTCCCCCCGGAGCGGCACTTCGGTGATCTGGACGGGGTGCAGCGGTACGTCGACGCCGTCCTGCGCCAGGCGTGGGTGCGGGCCCGGTGGAGCCGGGCGGCCGTGCCCGTGAGTGTGCGCTCCCGCGCCGGTACGGACGGCGCCCACTACGAGCGGGCGGGTGCGGTGATCGCCGTCCCGGTGCACCGACCGGGTCGGTGGGCGCTGCGGGAACTGGTGGTGCTGCACGAACTGGCTCATCACCTCGCCCCGGACGATCCGGAGGCCGGCCACGGGCCCGCGTTCACCCACCGGTTCGTCGAGCTGGTCGACGGTACCGTCGGCCCGGAGGCGGCCCTGCTGCTGCGGGTCACCTACGCCGACGTCGGCGTCCGGGTCGGCTGA
- a CDS encoding DUF2786 domain-containing protein codes for MADKDLARIAALLRKAEGTDNEHEADAYLQAAQRLATLSSVDLAVARAHTSQREQRVVPTQRTITIGESGKRGLRTYVLLFVVIGQANNLTCDVARDSTRVYAYGFGSDIDLTEALYASLVVQMVRASDAYIKSGDHSRELVLRQVETADRRGRRATRTVARPVHATTARISFQEAFAARIGRRLMEAKQESERAAVAASRPGTGAASAGAAETGVALVLRAREVELAEHYATQSQARGRWGGVSSSVPRAGRAQRAGDQAGRRARLGAEREIGGQRPAVARGRTGGG; via the coding sequence ATGGCGGACAAGGATCTGGCCCGCATCGCGGCGCTGCTGCGCAAGGCGGAGGGCACGGACAACGAGCACGAGGCGGACGCGTACCTGCAGGCCGCCCAGCGGCTGGCCACCCTGTCATCGGTCGACCTGGCCGTGGCCCGGGCCCACACGAGCCAGCGGGAACAGCGGGTGGTGCCGACCCAGCGGACCATCACCATCGGCGAATCGGGCAAGCGGGGCCTGCGGACGTACGTGCTGCTGTTCGTGGTGATCGGGCAGGCGAACAACCTGACCTGCGACGTCGCCCGGGACTCGACCCGGGTGTACGCCTACGGCTTCGGCAGCGACATCGACCTCACCGAAGCGCTCTACGCCTCGTTGGTGGTGCAGATGGTGCGGGCGTCCGACGCCTACATCAAGTCGGGTGACCACAGCCGCGAGCTGGTGCTGCGGCAGGTCGAGACGGCCGACCGGCGCGGTCGGCGGGCCACCCGGACGGTGGCGCGGCCGGTGCACGCGACCACCGCCCGCATCAGCTTCCAGGAGGCGTTCGCCGCCCGGATCGGGCGGCGATTGATGGAGGCCAAGCAGGAGAGCGAACGGGCCGCGGTCGCCGCCTCGCGGCCGGGCACCGGGGCGGCATCGGCCGGTGCGGCCGAGACCGGGGTGGCCCTGGTCCTGCGGGCCCGGGAGGTCGAACTGGCCGAGCACTACGCCACCCAGTCGCAGGCCCGGGGCCGGTGGGGCGGGGTGTCGTCCTCGGTGCCGCGGGCGGGCCGGGCGCAACGCGCCGGCGACCAGGCCGGGCGCCGGGCGCGGCTGGGCGCCGAACGGGAGATCGGCGGTCAGCGGCCCGCCGTGGCCCGCGGGCGGACGGGCGGGGGATGA